Proteins found in one Labeo rohita strain BAU-BD-2019 chromosome 11, IGBB_LRoh.1.0, whole genome shotgun sequence genomic segment:
- the sgta gene encoding small glutamine-rich tetratricopeptide repeat-containing protein alpha gives MADTKRLAFSIIQFLHDQMSSGSLSSDAQESLEVAIQCLETAFGVSVEDQSLAVSQSLPEIFASATKQTRQEKTNSSSASPSEEQLAEAERLKTDGNDQMKVENFSAAVEFYSKAIQLNPQNAVYFCNRAAAYSKLGNYAGAVQDCERAIGIDPNYSKAYGRMGLALASLNKYSEAVSYYKKALELDPDNDTYKANLQIAEQKMKEAQPSPAGGLGGVDLAGLLSNPGFMNMASNLMNNPQVQQLMSGMMSGAYGPMGGATSPGATAGAAGAAGAAGAAGPGAGAGGAGVGGNDLSGLIQAGQQFAQQMQQQNPELIEQLRSQMRSRPPSSAGNDEH, from the exons ATGGCAGACACAAAGCGTCTCGCATTCTCCATCATCCAGTTTCTCCACGATCAGATGTCCTCTGGAAGTCTGTCATCAGATGCTCAAGAAAGCTTAGAAG TCGCCATCCAGTGCCTGGAGACAGCGTTTGGCGTCTCTGTGGAGGACCAGAGTTTAGCAGTCAGCCAGTCTCTGCCAGAAATATTTGCCTCTGCAACAAAACAG ACACGACAAGAAAAGACCAATTCATCCAGTGCTTCACCTTCAGAGGAGCAGTTAGCAGAGGCAGAGCGTCTTAAAACAGATG GCAACGATCAGATGAAGGTAGAGAACTTTAGTGCAGCCGTCGAGTTCTACTCTAAAGCCATCCAGCTTAATCCTCAAAATGCTGTCTACTTTTGCAACAG agctGCAGCTTACAGCAAACTGGGGAACTATGCTGGAGCTGTTCAAGACTGTGAACGCGCCATTGGAATCGATCCAAACTACAGTAAAGCATATGGACGGATGGg GCTTGCTCTTGCAAGTTTGAACAAATACTCAGAGGCTGTGAGTTACTACAAGAAAGCACTGGAGCTGGACCCTGACAACGACACGTACAAAGCCAACCTGCAAATAGCAGAACAGAAGATGAAGGAGGCACAGCCCAGCCCA GCAGGGGGTTTGGGTGGAGTCGACCTGGCTGGTTTGCTGAGTAACCCTGGTTTTATGAACATG GCATCTAATTTAATGAACAACCCGCAAGTGCAACAACT GATGTCAGGTATGATGTCTGGGGCTTACGGTCCTATGGGGGGAGCCACCTCACCAGGAGCAACAGCTGGAGCAGCTGGAGCAGCTGGAGCAGCTGGAGCAGCTGGACCTGGAGCAGGAGCAGGCGGTGCAGGTGTTGGTGGCAATGACCTCTCCGGCCTCATTCAGGC TGGTCAGCAGTTTGCACAGCAAATGCAGCAGCAGAACCCTGAGCTTATCGAGCAGCTGAGGAGTCAAATGCGCAGTCGACCTCCCAGTAGTGCTGGCAACGACGAACACTGA
- the LOC127173096 gene encoding zinc transporter ZIP3, with the protein MEIAVAKILCLLGVFALMLGGILIPVRVMLMEYDKVTRYRRVVALSNCFGGGVFLATCFNALLPAVRAKVDDVLKSLQTSNQYPLAETMMMIGFFLTVFVEQAVLTFRKEKPLFIDLETFNAGGSTAGSDSENDAPFIAPARGSRDHHFHSHHHGHFNVSELTQAGPLRLASLVVALSAHSVFEGLALGLQEDGAKLGTLFIGVAIHETLAAVALGVNIAKAGVSLRDASKLAVTVSLMIPLGIGIGMGIQTVQHLAESILSVVLQGLAAGTFLFITFFEILSRELEDKHDRLLKVLFLALGYSVLAGLVFIKW; encoded by the exons ATGGAGATAGCTGTAGCCAAAATCCTGTGCCTGCTGGGGGTGTTTGCCTTGATGTTAGGGGGCATCCTTATCCCTGTGCGGGTGATGCTTATGGAGTATGATAAAGTCACGAGGTACAGAAGAGTGGTTGCTTTAAGCAACTGTTTTGGAGGAGGTGTATTCCTGGCCACATGCTTCAATGCCCTACTACCAGCAGTTAGGGCTAAG GTTGACGATGTCCTGAAATCGTTACAAACATCCAATCAGTACCCGCTGGCAGAGACGATGATGATGATTGGGTTTTTCCTCACAGTATTCGTGGAACAGGCTGTGCTCACTTTCCGCAAAGAGAAACCCTTGTTTATCGACCTAGAGACGTTTAATGCTGGTGGCTCGACAGCGGGGAGCGACTCCGAGAATGATGCTCCGTTCATCGCTCCCGCTCGAGGTTCCAGAGACCACCACTTTCATTCCCATCATCACGGACACTTCAACGTGTCAGAGCTGACACAAGCTGGGCCGTTGAGATTAGCTAGCTTGGTGGTAGCGCTGTCCGCTCACTCTGTCTTTGAGGGTCTCGCTTTGGGCCTTCAGGAAGATGGGGCTAAACTCGGAACTCTCTTTATTGGAGTGGCCATCCACGAGACGCTGGCAGCCGTGGCACTGGGGGTTAATATAGCCAAGGCGGGAGTCTCCTTGCGGGATGCCAGTAAACTGGCTGTAACAGTGAGCCTAATGATCCCTCTGGGGATCGGGATTGGAATGGGTATTCAGACGGTCCAGCACTTGGCAGAAAGCATTTTATCTGTAGTGCTCCAGGGCTTGGCCGCCGGGACGTTTCTCTTCATTACGTTCTTTGAGATCCTCTCACGAGAGCTGGAGGATAAACACGACAGGCTACTGAAGGTGCTGTTTCTTGCACTGGGCTACAGTGTGCTAGCAGGGCTCGTCTTCATCAAATGGTAA